One Hyphomicrobium album genomic window carries:
- a CDS encoding cytochrome ubiquinol oxidase subunit I, with product MELDPVLLARIQFGFTITFHIIFPSFTIGLAAFIATLLVRWRMTGRDHLHRLARFWTKIFAVSFAMGVVSGIVLSYQFGTNWSNFSVVVGNVLGPLLGYEVLTAFFLEATFLGIMLFGWNRVPPNIHVLSAVLVAIGTSLSAFWILAANSWMQTPAGHEVINGIAYPVDWLQIIFNPSFPYRFAHMFTAAYLTTSLVVLAVGARYLFKDRYPEEAKTMMRMGLGMVAILAPLQVLIGDQHGLNTLKHQPAKVAAIESHWDGSEPGALVLFAIPNEKEERNDFEIAIPYGASLILTHKADGLFPGLKEFAPTDRPPVFPVFLSFRLMVGMGVLMLLIGFVGAWLWFRGKLFDTRWYLQYVQYAWPLGFIAILAGWYTTEIGRQPWIASGILRTADAASPVSGGAVFTTLVLFVIVYGIVFSMGIYYINRLIEYGPKGSAAEPPAGLPNRPLTAAEPAAQEAIERT from the coding sequence ATGGAACTAGACCCCGTCCTCTTGGCCCGCATTCAGTTCGGCTTCACCATCACCTTCCACATCATCTTCCCGAGCTTCACCATCGGGCTCGCGGCGTTCATCGCCACGCTGCTCGTGCGCTGGCGTATGACGGGGCGCGACCACCTGCACCGGCTGGCGCGCTTCTGGACGAAGATCTTCGCCGTGTCGTTCGCCATGGGCGTCGTCTCCGGCATCGTCCTCTCCTACCAATTCGGCACCAACTGGAGCAATTTCTCCGTCGTCGTCGGCAATGTGCTCGGGCCGCTGCTCGGCTACGAGGTGCTGACCGCCTTCTTCCTCGAGGCGACGTTCCTCGGCATCATGCTGTTCGGCTGGAATCGCGTGCCGCCCAACATCCACGTGCTGTCGGCGGTCCTCGTGGCGATCGGCACGTCGCTGTCGGCATTCTGGATCCTTGCCGCCAACAGTTGGATGCAGACGCCCGCGGGCCACGAGGTGATCAACGGCATCGCCTACCCGGTTGACTGGCTGCAGATCATCTTCAACCCGAGCTTCCCCTACCGCTTCGCGCATATGTTCACCGCCGCCTACCTGACGACGTCGCTCGTCGTGCTGGCGGTGGGCGCACGCTATCTCTTCAAGGATCGCTACCCCGAGGAAGCGAAGACGATGATGCGCATGGGCCTCGGCATGGTGGCGATCCTCGCCCCGCTGCAGGTGCTCATCGGCGACCAGCACGGCCTCAATACCTTGAAGCACCAGCCGGCCAAGGTGGCCGCCATCGAAAGCCATTGGGACGGATCGGAGCCGGGTGCGCTAGTGCTGTTCGCCATTCCCAACGAGAAGGAAGAGCGCAACGACTTCGAGATCGCCATTCCCTATGGCGCGAGCTTGATCCTCACCCACAAGGCCGACGGGCTGTTCCCCGGCCTGAAGGAATTCGCGCCGACCGACCGGCCGCCGGTGTTCCCGGTGTTTCTGTCGTTCCGCCTGATGGTCGGCATGGGCGTGCTGATGCTGCTGATCGGCTTCGTCGGCGCCTGGCTGTGGTTCAGGGGTAAGCTCTTCGATACGCGCTGGTACCTGCAATACGTGCAATACGCCTGGCCGCTGGGCTTCATCGCCATTCTGGCCGGCTGGTACACGACCGAGATCGGGCGGCAGCCGTGGATCGCCTCCGGCATCCTGCGCACCGCCGATGCCGCGTCGCCCGTATCGGGCGGGGCGGTATTCACGACGCTGGTCCTGTTCGTCATCGTCTACGGCATCGTGTTCTCGATGGGCATCTACTACATCAACCGGCTGATCGAGTACGGCCCCAAGGGAAGCGCGGCCGAGCCGCCCGCCGGCCTGCCCAACCGTCCGCTCACCGCGGCCGAGCCGGCAGCGCAAGAAGCGATCGAGAGGACCTGA
- a CDS encoding FHA domain-containing protein, whose amino-acid sequence MRSPWSPLMKPSIAAAAISQTHVAAAAPTSEPGRAVLISDLVTLATPAADTWLQLNAWLGDSYTRAPALMLVLAALMALPPLAFAGFMLRRQSRRSPDATVRLARSARRTEGTARNVTARTELSSWPTEAWVEIGGHRYVIGRTMLRIGREADNDVCLMQKTVHRYHAVIRRSTDGEVVITDLSGADGNGVMVNGKRVGERSLKSGDVIGIGEVALKFDARPI is encoded by the coding sequence ATGAGATCGCCGTGGTCGCCACTGATGAAGCCCTCGATTGCCGCCGCCGCGATCTCTCAAACCCATGTTGCAGCAGCAGCGCCCACAAGTGAGCCGGGACGCGCCGTGTTGATCTCCGACCTCGTGACCTTGGCAACGCCGGCAGCCGACACCTGGCTGCAACTGAACGCGTGGCTCGGCGATAGCTACACGCGAGCGCCGGCATTGATGCTCGTCCTCGCCGCTCTCATGGCGCTGCCGCCGCTGGCCTTCGCAGGGTTCATGCTGCGGCGGCAATCGCGCCGCTCTCCCGATGCGACCGTGCGCCTCGCGCGCTCGGCGCGCCGCACCGAGGGCACCGCGCGCAACGTGACGGCGCGCACCGAGCTGTCGTCCTGGCCGACCGAGGCCTGGGTCGAGATCGGCGGGCATCGCTATGTCATCGGCCGCACCATGCTGCGCATCGGCCGCGAGGCCGACAACGACGTCTGCCTGATGCAAAAGACCGTGCACCGCTATCACGCGGTCATCCGGCGCAGCACCGACGGCGAAGTCGTCATTACCGACCTGTCCGGAGCCGACGGCAACGGCGTGATGGTCAACGGCAAGCGCGTCGGCGAGAGAAGTCTGAAATCCGGCGATGTCATCGGCATCGGCGAAGTGGCACTGAAATTCGACGCCCGGCCCATTTGA
- a CDS encoding serine/threonine-protein kinase yields the protein MTNLIALPSGTELVGDYRIERVLGAGGFGVTYLADEIALARMVTIKEYFPSDIAARNGGIDAAPRSQDCAGDYRWGLDRFIEEAQTLAKFDHTNIVRVYRYFRANNTGYMVLHFEEGQSLKAWLKSLGRAPRQKELDAILGPLLDALELIHKADFLHRDIAPDNIIIRKSGDPVLIDFGSARGEIASHTKTVSALVKPGYSPYEQYAETSRQQGPWTDIYALAGTLYHAVTGKRPPDAPSRMVKDEHVPAREAALSSYRTNFLKAIDKALSLGVDARPQSIAAWRAELLAPDPVRTSWLGRAGDRGKNRNKEKEPEFAEPVSAAAPAPAPAAIAATVAVAPTVPVAPASATPPPPDAPGPKGGLLDFLEGLRKKPDGEGAPIIIAAASTPVAVPAPAAKVEPPPAVLKKKSQSKKPIPKERALVVVKSPGRARPRRLKGSRPSLLPIMFKLLVGVGVASAAVAMQDRFPQFESRGSATTTTGATSGITTGTTAPVQQQAQTPAPVIVTPIAEIDAHRGTVTRAAYTADGRRIVTTGADGTMKLWDANYRNLVRTIELDDGPATALALNGSRALTGHANGKVVLWDIDRAEKIASVQRNEANIWAVAFVGDGDRFATASHDWKVTLWDARQAAAPLQVLDGHENAVQALAYSPQQLLLASGSADKTVRLWSLDTLAMKRAYKGQRDFITSVGFSQNGKLLGAGALDGRIQIWSVLSSRRLRTLTGHRGRVADVAFAPSGEELASAGEDGTVRLWDLRRGRILRALTGHIGGATSVAFSPTGEQIASAGVDGRVRIWAVPPGQLARE from the coding sequence ATGACGAATCTCATCGCGCTGCCAAGCGGAACCGAGCTGGTCGGCGATTATCGCATCGAGCGCGTGCTGGGCGCCGGCGGCTTCGGCGTGACCTATCTCGCCGACGAGATCGCTCTCGCGCGCATGGTGACGATCAAGGAGTATTTCCCGAGCGATATCGCCGCCCGCAATGGCGGCATCGACGCGGCGCCCCGTTCGCAGGATTGCGCCGGCGACTACCGCTGGGGCCTCGACCGCTTCATCGAGGAAGCGCAGACGCTCGCCAAGTTCGATCACACGAATATCGTCCGCGTTTACCGCTACTTCCGCGCGAACAACACGGGCTACATGGTCCTCCACTTCGAGGAAGGCCAGAGCCTCAAGGCCTGGCTCAAGAGCCTGGGACGCGCCCCGCGACAGAAGGAGCTCGATGCGATCCTCGGGCCCCTGCTCGACGCGCTCGAGCTGATCCATAAGGCCGACTTCCTCCATCGCGACATTGCGCCGGATAACATCATCATCCGCAAGTCGGGCGACCCGGTGCTCATCGACTTCGGCTCGGCGCGCGGCGAGATCGCCTCGCACACCAAGACCGTGTCGGCGCTCGTCAAGCCGGGTTACAGCCCCTACGAGCAATATGCCGAGACAAGCCGCCAGCAGGGGCCGTGGACCGACATCTACGCGCTCGCCGGTACGCTCTATCACGCGGTAACCGGCAAGCGACCGCCCGATGCCCCCTCGCGCATGGTCAAGGACGAGCACGTCCCGGCGCGTGAGGCGGCACTTAGTTCCTACCGCACCAACTTCCTGAAGGCGATCGACAAGGCGCTTTCTCTCGGCGTCGATGCCCGGCCTCAGTCGATCGCCGCGTGGCGCGCCGAGCTTCTCGCACCCGATCCGGTGCGCACGAGTTGGCTCGGACGCGCCGGCGATCGCGGGAAGAACCGCAACAAAGAAAAGGAACCCGAGTTCGCCGAGCCTGTATCGGCCGCCGCACCGGCACCTGCGCCGGCAGCCATCGCCGCGACGGTGGCGGTTGCACCAACGGTCCCCGTCGCGCCTGCGTCGGCCACTCCCCCCCCGCCCGATGCGCCGGGTCCGAAGGGTGGCCTGCTCGATTTCCTCGAAGGGTTGCGCAAGAAGCCGGATGGAGAGGGTGCGCCGATCATCATCGCCGCCGCCTCGACGCCGGTCGCCGTACCGGCACCGGCCGCGAAGGTCGAACCGCCGCCCGCCGTTCTGAAGAAGAAGTCGCAGTCCAAGAAGCCGATCCCCAAGGAGCGTGCGCTCGTCGTCGTCAAGTCGCCCGGTCGGGCGCGCCCGCGCCGCCTGAAGGGCAGCCGCCCCAGCCTGCTGCCGATCATGTTCAAGCTGCTGGTCGGCGTCGGCGTCGCCAGCGCTGCCGTCGCTATGCAGGACCGCTTTCCGCAGTTCGAGAGCCGCGGCTCGGCGACGACGACAACCGGAGCGACATCCGGCATCACGACCGGAACGACAGCCCCGGTGCAGCAGCAGGCGCAGACGCCAGCGCCGGTGATCGTCACCCCGATTGCCGAGATCGACGCCCATCGCGGGACGGTGACCCGGGCCGCCTACACCGCCGATGGCCGGCGCATCGTCACGACCGGCGCCGACGGCACGATGAAGCTGTGGGACGCCAACTACCGGAATTTGGTGCGTACCATCGAGCTCGACGATGGCCCGGCGACGGCGCTGGCGCTCAACGGCTCGCGGGCGCTCACCGGGCACGCCAACGGCAAGGTTGTGCTGTGGGACATCGACCGGGCCGAGAAGATTGCCAGCGTGCAGCGCAACGAGGCGAACATATGGGCCGTTGCATTCGTGGGTGACGGCGACCGGTTCGCCACCGCCAGCCACGACTGGAAGGTGACGCTGTGGGATGCCCGCCAGGCAGCGGCGCCGCTGCAGGTGCTCGATGGGCATGAGAACGCCGTGCAGGCGCTCGCCTATTCCCCGCAGCAGCTCTTGCTTGCTTCGGGGAGCGCCGACAAGACCGTGCGCCTGTGGAGCCTCGACACGCTCGCCATGAAACGCGCCTACAAGGGCCAGCGCGACTTCATCACCTCGGTCGGATTTTCGCAGAACGGCAAGTTGCTCGGCGCCGGCGCGCTCGACGGGCGTATCCAGATCTGGTCGGTGCTGTCGTCGCGGCGGCTGCGCACGCTGACCGGTCACCGCGGACGGGTCGCCGACGTCGCCTTTGCGCCTTCGGGCGAAGAGCTCGCCTCGGCTGGCGAGGACGGCACCGTGCGGTTGTGGGACCTGCGCCGCGGGCGCATCCTGCGCGCCCTCACCGGCCACATCGGCGGCGCCACGTCGGTTGCCTTCTCGCCCACCGGCGAGCAGATCGCCTCCGCCGGCGTCGATGGTCGCGTGCGCATCTGGGCCGTGCCTCCCGGACAGCTCGCTCGGGAATAG
- a CDS encoding PP2C family protein-serine/threonine phosphatase, with protein sequence MQPFDHASRATKGARDYQEDSSAFWPPKDRAAGTGDVLPTANQTRLVAVLADGMGGHTAGALASRMVCDSFISAYSGLNGARPERLLKSLTAANDSIAAQVRANPMLAGMGTTLVAAVFTNEGVEWVSVGDSPLLLFRRGEIALLNEDHSLAPELDRLAALGRITPEQAKTDPRRHMLRSAVTGDELDLVDVSRRPLVLEDGDYVILASDGVQTLDMTEIQRIVSAYADDGAESVANALIRAVEAIRDPHQDNTTILAVRPLPVPA encoded by the coding sequence ATGCAGCCGTTCGATCACGCCTCGCGCGCCACCAAGGGTGCGCGCGACTATCAGGAAGACTCCAGCGCCTTCTGGCCGCCCAAGGATAGGGCGGCCGGAACCGGCGACGTGCTGCCGACTGCGAACCAGACGCGGCTCGTCGCCGTGCTCGCCGACGGAATGGGTGGGCATACCGCGGGCGCGTTGGCGAGCCGCATGGTGTGCGACAGCTTCATCTCGGCCTACTCCGGTCTCAATGGCGCGCGGCCGGAGCGGCTCTTGAAGTCGCTCACTGCTGCCAACGATTCGATTGCCGCGCAGGTGCGGGCCAACCCCATGCTCGCCGGCATGGGCACGACGCTCGTCGCCGCGGTGTTCACCAACGAGGGCGTCGAGTGGGTCAGTGTCGGCGACAGTCCGCTGCTGCTGTTCCGGCGCGGCGAGATCGCGCTGTTGAACGAGGACCACTCGCTGGCGCCGGAACTCGACCGGCTCGCCGCGTTGGGGCGCATCACGCCCGAGCAGGCCAAGACCGACCCGCGCCGGCACATGCTGCGCTCCGCCGTCACCGGCGATGAGCTCGACCTCGTCGATGTTTCGCGCCGGCCGCTGGTGTTGGAGGACGGCGACTACGTCATCCTCGCCAGCGACGGCGTGCAGACGCTCGACATGACGGAGATCCAGCGCATCGTCTCGGCCTACGCCGACGACGGCGCCGAGTCGGTCGCCAACGCGCTCATCCGCGCCGTCGAGGCGATCCGCGATCCGCACCAGGACAACACGACGATCCTGGCCGTGCGGCCATTGCCCGTGCCGGCTTAG
- a CDS encoding FHA domain-containing protein encodes MSEERQGATEVTMSQQGVKSGRFLGSLKDALAAASRDDTQRGPAPAPVEPATQLAPKAEAPKTAAEPVKPEAAPAAAPTPAGLSAAEAAREVKGQTSLKPQDKHLEFGSPPTTRVVRGGPPKVETTGSPRTQLVRGKVQVKRGEFEQDPVVGWLVIVGGAGMGSFRPIFEGNNTLGRATTQRIPLDFGDDTISSEEQAYIRYDSAARSFLFVPNLAKTNVVSINDKRPTGAVELNQMDVITIGRTQLVFVPFCGAEFDWAELTDAKD; translated from the coding sequence ATGTCGGAAGAACGCCAAGGCGCAACGGAGGTCACCATGTCTCAGCAGGGCGTAAAGTCAGGCCGCTTCCTCGGCTCGCTCAAGGATGCACTGGCGGCCGCGAGCCGCGATGACACCCAGCGGGGCCCCGCACCCGCTCCGGTCGAGCCGGCGACGCAGCTCGCGCCCAAGGCCGAGGCGCCGAAAACCGCCGCCGAGCCGGTGAAACCCGAAGCCGCTCCCGCCGCCGCGCCTACGCCTGCAGGCCTTAGCGCTGCGGAGGCCGCGCGCGAGGTCAAGGGCCAGACCTCGCTCAAGCCGCAGGACAAGCATCTCGAGTTCGGCAGCCCGCCGACCACGCGCGTCGTGCGCGGCGGCCCACCGAAGGTTGAAACGACGGGTTCGCCGCGGACCCAGCTCGTGCGCGGCAAGGTGCAGGTGAAGCGTGGCGAGTTCGAGCAGGACCCGGTTGTGGGCTGGCTGGTCATCGTCGGCGGCGCCGGAATGGGCAGCTTCCGCCCGATTTTCGAGGGTAACAACACCCTGGGCCGCGCCACGACCCAGCGCATCCCCCTGGATTTCGGCGATGACACGATTTCCTCGGAGGAGCAGGCCTATATCCGGTATGATTCGGCCGCACGATCTTTTCTTTTCGTGCCGAACCTAGCTAAGACCAATGTCGTTTCTATCAACGACAAGCGCCCCACCGGCGCGGTCGAGCTGAACCAGATGGACGTGATCACGATCGGGCGCACGCAGCTCGTTTTCGTGCCGTTCTGCGGGGCGGAATTCGACTGGGCCGAGCTGACCGATGCCAAGGACTGA